The Hypanus sabinus isolate sHypSab1 chromosome X1, sHypSab1.hap1, whole genome shotgun sequence genome window below encodes:
- the naca gene encoding nascent polypeptide-associated complex subunit alpha isoform X2, producing the protein MPGEATETVPATEQEMQQPQAETAGSGAPASEAPGVPVAVQAPVSPVSPEKPVQTAGSGTESDSDESVPELEEQDTTQSATQQAQLAAAAEIDEEPVSKAKQSRSEKKARKAMSKLGLRQVTGVTRVTIRKSKNILFVITKPDVYKSPASDTYIVFGEAKIEDLSQQAQLAAAEKFKVQGESVANIQENTQTPTVQEESEEEEVDETGVEVKDIELVMSQANVSRAKAVRALKNNNNDIVNAIMELTM; encoded by the exons ccgggtctggtgctcctgcctcAGAAGCTCCAGGTGTGCCTGTTGCAGTCCAAGCACCTGTATCCCCCGTTTCTCCTGAGAAGCCTGTTCAAACTGCAG GGTCTGGGACAGAATCGGACAGCGATGAATCGGTACCAGAACTGGAAGAACAGGATACAACGCAGTCAGCAACACAGCAAGCTCAG CTTGCAGCAGCGGCTGAAATTGATGAAGAGCCAGTTAGCAAAGCAAAACAGAGCAGAAGTGAAAAGAAAGCACGAAAA GCAATGTCAAAACTAGGTCTTCGCCAGGTTACTGGAGTGACAAGGGTTACAATAAGAAAATCAAAAAACATACTGTTTGTCATCACAAAGCCAGATGTCTACAAGAGCCCAGCATCAGATACCTATATTGTTTTCGGTGAAGCTAAG ATTGAGGATTTATCTCAACAAGCTCAGCTAGCTGCTGCCGAGAAATTCAAGGTACAGGGAGAATCTGTTGCCAATATACAAGAAAACACACAGACTCCAACTGTACAGGAGGAGAGCGAAGAAGAGGAG GTTGATGAAACTGGTGTGGAGGTCAAGGACATAGAATTGGTCATGTCCCAAGCCAATGTGTCTAGGGCTAAGGCTGTCCGTGCATTGAAAAATAACAACAATGATATTGTAAATGCTATTATG gagTTGACGATGTAA
- the naca gene encoding nascent polypeptide-associated complex subunit alpha isoform X1: MPGEATETVPATEQEMQQPQAETAGSGAPASEAPGVPVAVQAPVSPVSPEKPVQTAAAIETSSEHESVSSASEYTQAESESSGTSKMELSAATDLHDPDLQLPSLQTISNTPSSLLSANVLPLVQSPSELPLSSVVSTEVLPCPAASQQSSSPDLTDISGLPSSNTVATSIEQLSADPAVVPTVDQSSSGGDQFGRQSELSPSHNAVSLTTEVDSDVRPPPADAVVANTNLVPEPEPAPAAPAGITSAEVVDGSSSDQSHLSTDSPINSEVLAELEGSLPGSVKNEEVTPDALASCSGTATAVPPAVTVDQMDSVADQPVSSILGQPLAIAIQEELSSSATMVFPADNGADSPALVDPVTPVATLTTNSVAATAHPPSVSDPHDSVTASSGPSPCDSAIATSPVLPANALQLLSSDAQVTTDVAAKLSSDVAAVPTTPVPLPDDSVITPAKLSFPEADTVVDEPVPTDGIGDQVSVLTADKAVQLPVLSSKVAMVQMPLPSSPPEMAAAESPVALAATEPRDIVPLSFPEKPSDDSDFTVCQDALCANEATLKQSLTTVLPAQLLQSLDLPSSEPQPLVSELALSTQIAHTSDSLLPFDPPANSQLQPPLHAATELPPSIPVSDYSSVEGPTSTELSLSSESRPVTEFPASLILPPASVQLTTPSPELSSSVQIDDDDEMPPLIPAINKTPPCEAPAPTVVEKAVPKIALTGKEAVKQNDEGSGTESDSDESVPELEEQDTTQSATQQAQLAAAAEIDEEPVSKAKQSRSEKKARKAMSKLGLRQVTGVTRVTIRKSKNILFVITKPDVYKSPASDTYIVFGEAKIEDLSQQAQLAAAEKFKVQGESVANIQENTQTPTVQEESEEEEVDETGVEVKDIELVMSQANVSRAKAVRALKNNNNDIVNAIMELTM; the protein is encoded by the exons ccgggtctggtgctcctgcctcAGAAGCTCCAGGTGTGCCTGTTGCAGTCCAAGCACCTGTATCCCCCGTTTCTCCTGAGAAGCCTGTTCAAACTGCAG CTGCTATTGAAACCAGTTCTGAGCATGAATCGGTTTCCTCAGCCAGTGAGTACACGCAGGCTGAAAGTGAATCCAGCGGTACCAGTAAGATGGAGCTTTCAGCTGCTACTGACTTGCATGACCCTGATCTTCAGCTTCCATCTCTCCAAACAATCAGCAATACACCTTCATCCCTACTGTCTGCTAATGTGCTACCTCTTGTCCAATCTCCTTCAGAGCTCCCTCTGTCTTCTGTTGTTTCTACTGAGGTGCTACCTTGTCCTGCTGCCAGTCAACAATCCTCATCTCCTGACTTGACTGATATCAGTGGGCTGCCTTCATCTAATACGGTTGCTACTTCCATTGAGCAATTGTCGGCTGATCCAGCTGTTGTTCCCACTGTTGATCAGTCAAGTTCGGGGGGTGACCAATTTGGCAGACAATCTGAGTTATCACCTTCTCACAATGCAGTTTCTTTGACCACTGAAGTAGATTCTGACGTGAGACCGCCCCCAGCTGATGCTGTTGTTGCTAACACTAACCTTGTCCCTGAGCCTGAGCCTGCCCCTGCAGCACCTGCTGGTATAACATCAGCTGAAGTGGTTGATGGCTCCAGCAGTGATCAGTCGCACTTGTCCACTGATTCTCCCATTAACAGTGAGGTTTTGGCTGAATTGGAGGGAAGTCTGCCTGGGTCTGTGAAAAATGAAGAGGTCACCCCTGATGCTCTAGCTTCCTGCAGTGGTACTGCCACTGCTGTGCCCCCAGCTGTCACAGTTGATCAAATGGATTCAGTTGCTGACCAGCCTGTTTCATCCATCCTTGGGCAGCCTTTAGCAATTGCCATTCAAGAAGAACTGTCTTCATCTGCTACCATGGTGTTCCCTGCTGATAATGGTGCTGATAGTCCAGCATTAGTTGACCCTGTTACTCCTGTTGCCACTTTGACCACCAATTCAGTTGCTGCCACTGCCCATCCACCTTCAGTTTCTGACCCTCATGACTCTGTAACTGCCAGCTCCGGACCTTCTCCATGTGACTCTGCTATAGCTACCTCTCCTGTGCTACCTGCAAATGCCCTTCAGCTACTTTCATCTGATGCACAAGTTACAACTGACGTGGCTGCGAAGCTTTCGTCTGATGTAGCTGCTGTACCTACAACCCCTGTGCCTTTGCCTGATGATAGTGTTATCACTCCAGCTAAGTTGTCTTTCCCTGAAGCTGATACTGTTGTTGATGAACCTGTGCCCACTGATGGAATTGGTGATCAAGTGTCTGTGCTCACTGCAGACAAAGCTGTGCAGCTTCCTGTGCTCTCCAGTAAAGTGGCAATGGTCCAGATGCCCTtgccctccagtcctccagaaatgGCAGCAGCTGAGTCTCCAGTTGCACTTGCGGCAACTGAACCACGTGATATTGTGCCCCTTTCTTTTCCTGAAAAGCCTTCCGACGATTCTGATTTTACTGTGTGTCAAGACGCGCTCTGTGCCAATGAGGCTACTCTCAAGCAGTCACTGACAACAGTCCTACCAGCTCAGCTCCTTCAGTCTTTAGACTTGCCCTCTTCAGAGCCTCAACCCCTGGTTTCTGAGCTAGCTTTATCTACCCAAATTGCTCACACTTCTGACTCGCTTCTGCCTTTTGATCCTCCTGCAAATTCACAGCTTCAGCCGCCTCTGCACGCTGCCACTGAGTTGCCACCCTCTATACCTGTTTCTGATTACTCATCTGTTGAGGGACCTACATCCACTGAACTTTCTTTGTCTTCAGAATCTAGACCTGTCACTGAATTTCCTGCATCTCTCATTCTCCCACCTGCCTCTGTTCAACTCACTACCCCATCCCCTGAATTGTCTTCTTCTGTCCAAATTGATGACGATGACGAGATGCCTCCTTTGATTCCTGCTATCAACAAGACTCCCCCCTGTGAAGCTCCTGCCCCAACTGTTGTTGAGAAGGCAGTTCCCAAGATTGctctgactggaaaggaagcggtGAAGCAAAATGATGAGG GGTCTGGGACAGAATCGGACAGCGATGAATCGGTACCAGAACTGGAAGAACAGGATACAACGCAGTCAGCAACACAGCAAGCTCAG CTTGCAGCAGCGGCTGAAATTGATGAAGAGCCAGTTAGCAAAGCAAAACAGAGCAGAAGTGAAAAGAAAGCACGAAAA GCAATGTCAAAACTAGGTCTTCGCCAGGTTACTGGAGTGACAAGGGTTACAATAAGAAAATCAAAAAACATACTGTTTGTCATCACAAAGCCAGATGTCTACAAGAGCCCAGCATCAGATACCTATATTGTTTTCGGTGAAGCTAAG ATTGAGGATTTATCTCAACAAGCTCAGCTAGCTGCTGCCGAGAAATTCAAGGTACAGGGAGAATCTGTTGCCAATATACAAGAAAACACACAGACTCCAACTGTACAGGAGGAGAGCGAAGAAGAGGAG GTTGATGAAACTGGTGTGGAGGTCAAGGACATAGAATTGGTCATGTCCCAAGCCAATGTGTCTAGGGCTAAGGCTGTCCGTGCATTGAAAAATAACAACAATGATATTGTAAATGCTATTATG gagTTGACGATGTAA